From a region of the Desulfovibrio oxyclinae DSM 11498 genome:
- a CDS encoding methyl-accepting chemotaxis protein has product MKSNIGFRGKLFAASISIVLITILCMAGVNSFQSRKVYLENGITALKNVSDTLEETISLQDHLSKTKISSDLKIFRSIMGVSGLPMLEMLMDVTMKVTNQDTGKQAEITLPAFKLGSKYLHESSDLVARMNTMAGVRSSVLQLHDEKLVRVSTTIKDEKGESLQGVFIPKSNPAYKAVFSGDTFEGIVTLGGKPFVVAYEAIRNYDEKVMGAIEVASPLIPAKLADFIHSVTVSGKGQSFVLGADGSEIVAPESPAVGEAVAAYIASGKAPADGKAAVAAIGLGDDTLQSRLVHFKPWDAYLVTGVRTSRLLDGVSEQIIMNALASAGVPLLLSLIIIWFMSRQLMRPMNRLETIANQVCKGNFDFDFNYDVDDAIGRTVASVRHMVGEIKNQLGFSRGVLEGVTIPCAVVNLDNELIHFNSAAATILGKRKNADQYLGKTLNEVVFHDSKEKTLTQNAMEQRKQMNWELNLTRDLDGSTVNLNVVATPIYDLDNELIGAISIWVDLTEERTQKKAIEEKNRIIEQAATEAIEVARKVSEATEGLAVKIDSANEGADKQREHAGQVSSSMEQMTGSVQEVADNANSTVENSELARDYAREGEQIVRRSVGMMREVHEQSKGLLGQMDEMGRHAKGIGAIMGVITDIADQTNLLALNAAIEAARAGEAGRGFAVVADEVRKLAEKTMTATVEVEDYIKLIQGSAQENIASTQKATDALEECRGMVEQSGSSLQDIVSKVEEAASQVRNIAGAAERQSRASEEINAATETVNVIAADTAEAMQEASAALDQLNSLADELKVAINRMQG; this is encoded by the coding sequence ATGAAAAGCAACATCGGATTTCGCGGAAAACTGTTTGCCGCAAGCATCTCAATTGTCCTGATCACCATCCTGTGCATGGCGGGTGTCAACTCCTTCCAGAGCAGGAAGGTGTATCTCGAAAACGGCATCACCGCCCTGAAAAACGTCTCGGATACCCTTGAAGAGACTATCTCCCTTCAGGATCACCTCTCCAAAACCAAGATTTCGTCCGACCTCAAGATTTTCCGCTCCATCATGGGCGTCAGCGGGCTCCCCATGCTCGAAATGCTCATGGACGTGACCATGAAGGTTACCAATCAGGATACGGGAAAGCAGGCGGAGATCACGCTGCCTGCCTTCAAGCTCGGGTCAAAATATCTGCACGAGAGTTCCGACCTTGTGGCGCGCATGAACACCATGGCGGGCGTGCGGTCCTCCGTGCTCCAACTGCACGACGAGAAGCTCGTGCGCGTCTCCACCACCATCAAGGATGAAAAGGGGGAGTCTCTACAGGGCGTCTTCATCCCCAAGAGCAATCCCGCATACAAGGCCGTTTTTTCCGGTGATACCTTTGAAGGCATCGTTACCCTCGGCGGCAAGCCTTTCGTGGTGGCCTACGAGGCCATTCGCAACTATGATGAAAAGGTCATGGGAGCCATCGAGGTGGCCAGCCCGCTCATTCCCGCCAAACTGGCGGACTTCATCCACAGCGTCACCGTCAGCGGCAAGGGGCAGTCCTTCGTGCTCGGCGCCGACGGCAGCGAGATCGTTGCTCCGGAGAGCCCGGCGGTCGGCGAGGCCGTGGCCGCCTACATCGCATCCGGCAAAGCCCCTGCGGACGGCAAGGCAGCAGTGGCCGCCATCGGGCTCGGCGACGACACGCTGCAGTCCCGGCTTGTCCACTTCAAGCCGTGGGACGCCTACCTTGTCACCGGGGTTCGTACCTCCAGACTGCTGGATGGCGTGAGCGAACAGATCATCATGAACGCGCTTGCCAGCGCCGGAGTCCCGCTGCTGCTTTCGCTGATCATCATCTGGTTCATGAGCCGCCAGCTCATGCGTCCCATGAACCGGCTGGAAACCATTGCCAATCAGGTTTGCAAAGGGAATTTCGACTTCGACTTCAACTACGACGTGGATGACGCCATCGGCCGGACCGTGGCCTCGGTCCGGCACATGGTGGGCGAAATCAAGAATCAGCTCGGCTTCAGCCGGGGCGTGCTTGAAGGCGTGACCATCCCCTGCGCCGTGGTGAATCTGGACAACGAACTCATTCATTTCAACTCGGCTGCGGCCACTATTCTCGGCAAGCGCAAGAATGCCGACCAGTATCTCGGCAAGACGCTCAACGAGGTGGTGTTCCACGACTCCAAGGAGAAGACGCTGACCCAGAACGCCATGGAGCAGCGCAAGCAGATGAACTGGGAGCTGAACCTCACCCGCGATCTGGACGGCAGCACCGTCAACCTGAACGTGGTGGCCACGCCCATTTACGATCTGGACAACGAGCTCATCGGCGCCATCTCCATATGGGTGGACCTGACCGAGGAACGCACTCAGAAGAAGGCCATCGAGGAAAAGAACCGCATCATCGAGCAGGCCGCGACCGAAGCCATCGAGGTAGCCCGCAAGGTCTCCGAGGCGACAGAGGGTCTCGCAGTGAAGATCGACTCCGCCAATGAGGGCGCAGACAAGCAGCGTGAACACGCCGGGCAGGTCTCAAGTTCCATGGAGCAGATGACCGGATCGGTGCAGGAGGTCGCGGACAACGCCAACTCCACCGTTGAGAATTCCGAGCTTGCAAGGGATTATGCGCGCGAAGGCGAGCAGATAGTTCGCCGCTCCGTGGGCATGATGCGCGAGGTGCACGAACAGTCAAAGGGCCTGCTGGGCCAGATGGACGAGATGGGGCGCCATGCCAAGGGCATAGGCGCCATCATGGGCGTGATTACCGACATCGCCGACCAGACCAACCTGCTGGCCCTGAACGCGGCCATCGAGGCGGCTCGCGCAGGCGAGGCCGGGCGCGGCTTTGCGGTGGTTGCGGACGAGGTGCGCAAGCTCGCGGAGAAGACCATGACCGCCACGGTGGAGGTGGAGGACTATATCAAGCTCATTCAGGGCAGCGCGCAGGAGAACATCGCCAGCACCCAGAAGGCCACCGATGCGCTGGAGGAATGCCGGGGCATGGTCGAGCAGTCCGGCAGCTCGCTTCAGGACATCGTCAGCAAGGTCGAGGAAGCCGCTTCGCAGGTGCGAAACATTGCGGGCGCGGCCGAAAGACAGTCTCGGGCCAGCGAGGAGATCAACGCCGCCACCGAGACCGTGAACGTTATCGCCGCCGACACCGCCGAGGCCATGCAGGAAGCGTCCGCCGCGCTGGACCAGCTCAATTCACTGGCGGATGAGCTCAAGGTTGCCATCAACCGTATGCAGGGCTGA
- a CDS encoding glycoside hydrolase family 28 protein — protein sequence MISRVRTLLLLALFVLLASVPARAGDYSVNDFEVQWSWRMLHTKQIQSAIDACSESGGGTVTVPDGFWFTGTLFLKDGVTLHLEEDATLVAVPHPSLFPAIQTRTKAGSNKISNRALIYAEGRRNIGVTGSGTLQQTGLIDPLVFDRHERPHIIKFADCENVRVAGITLKGAATWTQLYLKCRDVELADLTVYSIYGSGSDGMDIDSCSDVVVSNCDIDSYNDALAIKSTSPTKAQNIRVRGCELRSGKRGLKIGTESVGGFENISIRDCVVEKGRRTLVNPFPRTMRAAMFISTVDGGDIRDLTVSGVRIADAQVPLFLTASKRSSKVEPGQIVNLNIEDIRSDYEFAQPAIISAFEADGIRGFRLSEFLPGAAGPRVVKTDFPQKAMIGKPKFDMYGFDFRPGLIVHNTGLDLR from the coding sequence ATGATCTCCCGCGTCAGAACGCTGCTCCTGCTTGCCCTCTTTGTCCTTCTCGCTTCCGTCCCGGCCCGTGCCGGGGATTATTCGGTCAACGATTTCGAGGTGCAGTGGTCGTGGCGCATGCTGCACACAAAGCAGATCCAGAGCGCCATCGACGCCTGTTCCGAGTCGGGCGGCGGTACCGTAACCGTGCCCGACGGATTCTGGTTCACGGGAACACTGTTCCTGAAGGACGGCGTGACCCTGCATCTGGAAGAGGATGCCACGCTGGTGGCCGTGCCGCATCCGTCATTGTTTCCGGCCATCCAGACCCGCACGAAGGCCGGGTCCAACAAGATCAGCAACCGCGCGCTGATCTACGCGGAAGGGCGCAGGAACATCGGCGTCACGGGCTCGGGGACGCTGCAGCAGACCGGCCTGATCGACCCGCTGGTGTTCGACAGGCACGAGCGGCCCCATATCATCAAGTTTGCGGACTGCGAGAACGTCCGGGTGGCCGGAATTACCCTGAAGGGCGCGGCCACGTGGACGCAGCTGTACCTCAAGTGCCGGGACGTGGAGCTGGCGGACCTGACGGTCTACTCCATCTACGGCAGCGGCTCGGACGGTATGGACATCGATTCCTGCTCGGACGTGGTGGTCAGCAATTGCGACATCGACTCCTACAACGACGCGCTGGCCATCAAGAGCACCTCCCCGACCAAGGCCCAGAACATCCGGGTACGGGGGTGCGAACTGCGAAGCGGCAAGCGCGGCCTGAAAATCGGGACCGAGTCCGTGGGCGGCTTCGAAAACATCAGCATTCGCGATTGCGTGGTGGAAAAAGGGCGGCGGACCCTCGTGAATCCGTTTCCGAGGACCATGCGCGCGGCCATGTTCATTTCCACCGTCGATGGCGGCGACATTCGTGACCTGACGGTCAGCGGCGTGCGCATCGCGGACGCGCAGGTGCCTTTGTTTCTCACGGCCTCCAAGCGCAGTAGCAAGGTCGAGCCGGGACAGATCGTGAACCTGAACATCGAGGATATCCGTTCCGATTACGAGTTTGCGCAGCCTGCCATCATTTCTGCCTTTGAAGCCGACGGCATCAGAGGATTCCGGCTGTCGGAATTCCTCCCGGGGGCGGCGGGCCCTCGCGTGGTGAAGACCGATTTCCCGCAGAAGGCCATGATCGGCAAACCCAAGTTCGACATGTACGGTTTTGATTTCCGGCCGGGGCTTATCGTGCACAATACCGGGTTGGATCTCCGGTAG
- the pstA gene encoding phosphate ABC transporter permease PstA — translation MKFANSLSQVKKRKRRDRRFKAYSYSAIALAGAFLVFFFYNIISNGWTAFQQAELKVEVTYSEEAMEMGNWALSEEMSYLVSRGYTRLIPVRMKEDKTLLGTSRQEWVLADSEVDQFLKGKPNRLSKAEKTLITEMKSHGQARLAFNTGFFGNGDSKLPEMAGIWSAAVGSMYVLIITFLFSFPIGVMTAIYLEEFAPNNKFMPIIEVNINNLAAIPSILFGLLGLAIFINFFGVPRSSALAGGLTLSLMTLPIIIISTRAAIRAVPSSVREGALALGATPWQTVLTNILPLSLPGILTGTIIGLAQAIGETAPLLIVGMMAYIPDAPGDFTSAATVLPAQIYTWSSDSLRAFTERTSAGIIVLLAVMLSMNGLAIYLRNKRETKW, via the coding sequence ATGAAGTTTGCAAATTCGCTTTCACAGGTAAAAAAGCGCAAGCGCAGGGACCGCCGTTTCAAGGCGTATTCCTACAGCGCCATTGCTCTGGCAGGAGCCTTTCTGGTCTTCTTCTTCTACAACATCATCTCCAACGGCTGGACCGCGTTCCAGCAGGCGGAGTTGAAGGTCGAAGTGACCTACAGTGAAGAAGCCATGGAAATGGGCAACTGGGCTCTTTCCGAAGAGATGTCCTATCTGGTCAGTCGCGGGTACACCCGGCTGATTCCGGTTCGCATGAAGGAAGACAAGACCCTTCTTGGCACGTCAAGGCAGGAGTGGGTTCTGGCCGATTCCGAAGTGGACCAGTTCCTCAAGGGCAAGCCCAACCGACTGAGCAAGGCCGAGAAGACGCTGATCACCGAGATGAAAAGCCACGGGCAGGCACGACTGGCCTTCAACACCGGATTCTTCGGCAACGGCGACTCCAAGCTGCCGGAGATGGCGGGCATCTGGTCCGCGGCGGTGGGCAGCATGTACGTGCTGATCATCACCTTCCTCTTCAGCTTCCCGATTGGCGTCATGACCGCCATCTATCTGGAGGAATTCGCGCCCAACAACAAGTTCATGCCCATCATCGAGGTCAACATCAACAACCTCGCGGCCATCCCCTCGATTCTCTTCGGTCTGCTGGGTCTGGCCATCTTCATCAACTTCTTCGGCGTGCCGCGATCATCGGCGCTGGCGGGCGGACTCACGCTCTCGCTGATGACCCTGCCGATCATCATCATATCCACCCGGGCGGCCATCCGGGCGGTCCCCAGCTCGGTCCGCGAAGGCGCGCTGGCGCTGGGTGCAACCCCGTGGCAGACCGTGCTGACCAACATCCTGCCCCTGTCCCTGCCCGGCATCCTCACCGGAACCATCATCGGACTGGCGCAGGCCATCGGCGAAACCGCGCCGCTGCTCATCGTGGGCATGATGGCCTACATCCCCGACGCCCCCGGCGACTTCACCAGCGCGGCCACCGTGCTCCCGGCACAGATCTACACCTGGTCCTCGGACTCCCTGCGCGCCTTCACGGAGCGCACCTCCGCAGGCATCATCGTGTTGCTGGCAGTCATGCTCTCCATGAACGGACTGGCCATCTACCTGCGAAACAAGCGCGAGACCAAGTGGTAA
- the pstC gene encoding phosphate ABC transporter permease subunit PstC, whose protein sequence is MKQGLLVDTGTVFLYLFCGLLPFAAIAYFLATRKTFSLKFKGQTFHSTSGSYGWYAVVWTLWPALAASLLAAVLSLTGVAHVPGSALVAAALALAAGGLAVGVMKVKPGLRARNIVEGVIVKLLFAASLISIFTTIGIVLSVIFEAIQFFEIVNIWDFIFGTNWNPDEAVVHAAGAASESAEGLFGSVPLFAGTFMITAIAMLVAVPVGLFSAICMAEYASPTFRKIAKPTLEILAGIPTVVYGFFAAITVSPMIVQAAEAIGLQADYTNALSPGIVMGIMIIPLVSSLSDDIITSVPNAMREGALALGAYRSESIKNVVLPAALPGIVSAFLLGVSRAVGETMIVVMAAGLRPNLTMNPLEGMTTVTVRIVDALTGDQAFDSPETLSAFGLGLVLLVFTLALNIVSLLVIRRFRQQYE, encoded by the coding sequence ATGAAACAGGGACTGCTTGTGGATACAGGAACCGTTTTTCTCTATCTCTTCTGCGGATTGCTGCCTTTCGCGGCGATCGCCTATTTTCTGGCGACACGCAAAACCTTCTCCCTCAAATTCAAGGGACAGACCTTTCATTCCACGTCGGGCAGCTATGGCTGGTACGCCGTGGTCTGGACGTTGTGGCCCGCTCTGGCCGCGTCGCTGCTGGCAGCGGTCCTGAGCCTGACGGGGGTGGCCCACGTGCCGGGCTCCGCGCTGGTTGCCGCCGCGCTGGCCCTGGCCGCCGGCGGCCTCGCCGTTGGCGTCATGAAAGTCAAACCCGGCCTCAGGGCGAGGAACATCGTCGAAGGCGTCATCGTGAAGCTGCTTTTCGCGGCCTCGCTCATCTCGATCTTCACCACCATCGGCATCGTCCTCTCGGTAATCTTCGAAGCCATACAGTTCTTCGAGATAGTCAACATCTGGGACTTCATCTTCGGGACCAACTGGAACCCGGACGAAGCCGTGGTTCACGCCGCAGGTGCCGCATCGGAATCCGCAGAGGGCCTTTTCGGGTCCGTGCCGCTTTTCGCCGGTACCTTCATGATCACGGCCATCGCCATGCTCGTGGCGGTCCCGGTGGGTCTGTTCTCGGCCATCTGCATGGCGGAATATGCCAGCCCCACCTTCCGCAAGATCGCCAAACCCACGCTTGAGATTCTCGCGGGCATCCCCACGGTGGTTTACGGCTTCTTCGCCGCCATCACCGTCAGTCCCATGATCGTGCAGGCGGCGGAGGCAATCGGGCTGCAGGCCGACTATACCAACGCGCTCAGCCCCGGCATCGTCATGGGCATCATGATCATCCCGCTGGTGTCCTCGCTTTCGGACGACATCATCACCTCGGTGCCAAACGCCATGCGCGAAGGAGCCCTCGCCCTGGGAGCCTACCGCTCCGAGTCCATCAAGAACGTGGTGCTCCCGGCGGCACTGCCGGGCATCGTCTCCGCGTTCCTGCTGGGAGTCTCCCGCGCAGTGGGCGAGACCATGATCGTGGTCATGGCGGCGGGCCTGCGCCCCAACCTGACCATGAATCCGTTGGAAGGCATGACCACGGTCACCGTGCGCATCGTTGACGCCCTGACGGGCGACCAGGCTTTCGACAGCCCGGAAACCCTCTCCGCATTCGGGCTCGGCCTCGTCCTGCTGGTGTTCACCCTCGCGCTCAACATCGTCTCCCTGCTGGTCATTCGCCGGTTCAGGCAGCAATACGAATAA
- a CDS encoding PstS family phosphate ABC transporter substrate-binding protein — translation MTKMVRIALSLVAILLVGAGVAQARDQIKIVGSSTVFPFSSYVAEEFGATTDHPSPVVESTGSGGGHKLFGEGAGLNTPDITNSSRRMKPSEFERAQKNGVNEITEALIGYDGIAVAQNAENAPFSITKDELAMAVIEMVPSNGKLIKNPYKTWNQINPDLPNRKIIFYGPPTSSGTRDAFGEMVIGKFAKKHKDLYSAIAPKGKAKKYESVRQDGVYVPAGENDNLIVQKLTKDKDAFGIFGYSFLEENSDRIQGAKINGYSPEPDTIASGEYPISRSLFFYIKKAHLDKVPGMKEYIELFMSDKMIGPRGLLKRIGLVPLDDDLRKQVQKDVLSYKNLSLEDLK, via the coding sequence ATGACTAAAATGGTAAGAATCGCCCTGTCTCTCGTAGCCATTCTGCTGGTTGGTGCCGGCGTGGCTCAGGCCCGCGACCAGATCAAGATCGTCGGCTCCAGTACCGTCTTTCCTTTCTCCAGCTACGTAGCTGAAGAATTCGGTGCCACCACCGACCACCCCTCCCCGGTTGTCGAATCCACCGGCTCCGGCGGCGGACACAAGCTTTTCGGTGAAGGTGCCGGTCTCAACACCCCGGACATCACCAACTCTTCCCGCCGCATGAAGCCTTCCGAATTCGAACGCGCCCAGAAGAACGGCGTCAACGAAATCACCGAAGCGCTCATCGGCTACGACGGCATCGCCGTTGCCCAGAACGCTGAAAACGCCCCGTTCAGCATCACCAAGGACGAACTGGCCATGGCCGTCATCGAGATGGTCCCGTCCAACGGCAAGCTGATCAAGAACCCGTACAAGACCTGGAACCAGATCAACCCCGATCTGCCCAACCGCAAGATCATCTTCTACGGTCCCCCGACCTCTTCCGGTACCCGTGACGCTTTCGGCGAAATGGTTATCGGCAAGTTCGCCAAGAAGCACAAGGACCTCTACAGCGCCATCGCTCCCAAGGGCAAGGCCAAGAAGTACGAAAGCGTGCGTCAGGACGGCGTATACGTGCCCGCCGGTGAAAACGACAACCTGATCGTCCAGAAGCTCACCAAGGACAAGGACGCCTTCGGCATCTTCGGTTACTCCTTCCTCGAAGAGAACTCCGACCGCATCCAGGGCGCCAAGATCAACGGCTATTCCCCGGAACCGGACACCATCGCAAGCGGTGAATACCCGATCTCCCGCTCTCTGTTCTTCTACATCAAGAAGGCTCACCTCGATAAGGTTCCCGGCATGAAGGAATACATCGAACTGTTCATGAGCGACAAGATGATCGGACCCCGCGGCCTGCTCAAGCGCATCGGCCTGGTTCCCCTTGATGACGATCTTCGCAAGCAGGTGCAGAAGGACGTGCTGTCCTACAAGAACCTGAGCCTCGAAGACCTGAAGTAA